One window from the genome of Micromonospora aurantiaca ATCC 27029 encodes:
- a CDS encoding helix-turn-helix domain-containing protein, whose amino-acid sequence MDTLGHEIATARRLANLTQEELAARTGLSVRSIRNLESSRVTRPRPATVRLLREVLGLPAHPASAARIRPMQLPLEIPGFTGRSAQLRQLDRLLDGGPRRMSSVVVCVLSGRSGIGKTALALRWAHRSAARFADGVLHVQLGGSDPGRAAVAPAEALGGLIEALDVPGGVPCGPAARTGLYRSALAGRRMLIVLDDARDADQVRPLLPGVPGCMVVVTSRDRLTGLVVGEAACPVVVDELAAGEAWDLLAARLGERRLTAERAAVREIIAHCAGVPRALAVVAARAAVQPRLPLAEVARQLR is encoded by the coding sequence ATGGATACGTTGGGTCATGAAATCGCTACCGCGCGGCGACTGGCCAACCTGACACAGGAGGAGTTGGCCGCCCGCACCGGACTGAGCGTCCGGAGCATCCGCAACCTGGAGTCGTCGCGGGTGACCCGTCCGCGGCCCGCGACCGTCCGGCTGCTCCGTGAGGTCCTCGGCCTGCCCGCCCACCCGGCGTCCGCGGCCCGGATCCGCCCCATGCAACTACCGCTGGAGATTCCCGGCTTCACCGGCCGTTCCGCACAACTGCGGCAACTCGACCGGCTGCTCGACGGGGGACCGCGGCGGATGTCGAGCGTCGTCGTGTGCGTCCTGTCCGGCCGGTCCGGCATCGGCAAGACGGCGCTGGCGCTGCGCTGGGCGCACCGGTCGGCCGCCCGGTTCGCCGACGGGGTGCTGCACGTCCAGCTCGGCGGCAGCGACCCGGGAAGGGCGGCGGTGGCGCCGGCCGAGGCGCTCGGCGGTCTGATCGAGGCGCTCGACGTACCCGGCGGCGTCCCGTGCGGGCCGGCGGCGCGCACCGGGCTCTACCGCAGCGCGCTCGCCGGACGCCGGATGCTCATCGTGCTCGACGACGCCCGCGACGCCGACCAGGTACGGCCGCTGCTGCCCGGCGTACCCGGCTGCATGGTGGTCGTGACCAGCCGGGACCGCCTCACCGGCCTGGTCGTCGGCGAGGCCGCGTGCCCGGTCGTGGTCGACGAGCTGGCCGCCGGCGAGGCGTGGGACCTGCTGGCCGCCCGCCTCGGCGAGCGTCGCCTCACCGCCGAGCGCGCGGCGGTGCGGGAGATCATCGCGCACTGCGCCGGCGTACCCCGGGCGCTGGCTGTGGTGGCCGCCCGCGCGGCCGTCCAGCCCCGGCTGCCGCTGGCGGAGGTGGCCCGCCAGCTCCGGTAG
- a CDS encoding PLP-dependent aminotransferase family protein: MTDSWANPARRLGSDLHLELSGAGGRRSALIRALRDAVRDGRLAAGTLLPPYRSLAADLGLARNTVAAAYAELVAEGWLVARQGSGTRVAPRAEPARVARVPRQTPARPAPAVHHLRQGQPDAASFPRAAWLASTRRALTAAPNEAFGPGDPRGRPELRRALAGYLARARGVRTTPDRIVVCSGVAHALRLLFGGRVLRGPLAVESYGLAFHRAVLAAAGVRTVPLTLDADGARTGELTDLAGVRAALLTPAHQFPTGGPLHPRRRLAALGWAEGRDGLVLEDDYDGEFRYDRDPVGAVQGLAPERVVYLGSVSKSLSPALRLGWMVLPERLVGPVLDAKGEREAWAGVTDQLTLADFLDSGRYDRHVRRMRQRYRARRDRLVAALAARAPHVTPTGVAAGLHAVLRLPAGTERQVVEAAAAQSIALDGLAGFRHPDATMPALDGLVVGYATPPEHAYAAALEALCRILPPDPLPHRPGGPALEDRGPTR, encoded by the coding sequence ATGACGGATTCGTGGGCCAATCCGGCGCGACGGCTCGGCAGCGACCTGCATCTGGAACTGTCCGGCGCCGGCGGCCGCCGGTCCGCGCTCATCCGCGCGCTGCGCGACGCCGTCCGGGACGGGAGACTGGCCGCCGGCACCCTCCTGCCGCCGTACCGGTCCCTCGCCGCCGACCTCGGCCTGGCCCGCAACACCGTCGCCGCCGCGTACGCCGAGCTGGTGGCCGAGGGATGGCTGGTCGCCCGGCAGGGCTCCGGGACGCGGGTGGCGCCGCGCGCCGAGCCCGCCCGGGTCGCCCGCGTCCCGAGGCAGACGCCCGCGCGTCCGGCCCCGGCCGTGCACCACCTGCGGCAGGGGCAGCCGGATGCCGCCTCCTTCCCGCGCGCCGCGTGGCTGGCGTCCACGCGCCGCGCCCTGACCGCCGCGCCGAACGAGGCGTTCGGGCCGGGCGACCCGCGGGGCCGCCCGGAGCTGCGCCGGGCACTGGCCGGGTACCTGGCGCGGGCGCGGGGTGTCCGCACCACCCCGGACCGGATCGTGGTGTGTTCGGGTGTCGCGCACGCGCTGCGCCTGCTCTTCGGTGGCCGGGTTCTGCGCGGACCGCTGGCGGTGGAGTCCTACGGCCTCGCGTTCCACCGCGCGGTCCTGGCGGCGGCAGGCGTCCGCACCGTCCCGCTCACGCTCGACGCGGACGGCGCCCGCACCGGGGAGCTGACCGACCTCGCCGGGGTACGGGCGGCGCTGCTCACGCCCGCGCACCAGTTCCCCACCGGCGGGCCGCTGCATCCCCGGCGGCGCCTCGCCGCGCTGGGGTGGGCGGAGGGCCGGGACGGACTGGTGCTGGAGGACGACTACGACGGCGAGTTCCGGTACGACCGGGATCCGGTCGGCGCGGTGCAGGGCCTGGCCCCGGAGCGCGTGGTCTACCTGGGCTCGGTGAGCAAGAGCCTCTCCCCCGCGCTGCGTCTGGGCTGGATGGTGCTGCCCGAACGGCTCGTCGGCCCGGTGCTGGACGCCAAGGGTGAGCGGGAGGCGTGGGCGGGCGTGACGGACCAGCTCACCCTCGCCGACTTCCTCGACTCCGGCCGGTACGACCGGCACGTGCGCCGGATGCGGCAGCGGTACCGCGCCCGCCGCGACCGTCTCGTCGCCGCGCTCGCCGCCCGCGCCCCGCACGTCACGCCGACCGGCGTCGCCGCCGGGCTGCACGCCGTGCTGCGCCTGCCCGCGGGCACCGAGCGCCAGGTGGTCGAGGCCGCCGCCGCTCAGTCGATCGCGCTCGACGGGCTGGCCGGTTTCCGCCACCCGGACGCCACCATGCCCGCCCTCGACGGCCTCGTGGTCGGCTACGCCACGCCGCCCGAGCACGCGTACGCCGCCGCGCTGGAGGCGCTGTGCCGGATCCTTCCCCCGGACCCGCTCCCCCACCGGCCCGGCGGGCCGGCCCTTGAGGACCGCGGCCCGACCCGGTAG
- a CDS encoding pyridoxamine 5'-phosphate oxidase family protein, with the protein MTDTDGRLSATPRTTLRRMKEKGHRDRAALFDVLRAAFVCHLGVLVDGGPMVVPTVYGFDDRHLYLHGSVASRSLTTDAEVCVTVTVVDGLVLARSVFEHGINYRSAMVYGRPRWVTDAEEKLYGLRLLTEHVAPGQWDHARRPNRRELAATALLALPLAEASVKTRSGPPDDGDGPDAALGLWAGELPLVARWQQPVTDPALPPATPVPAHVAARDGTRADQG; encoded by the coding sequence ATGACCGATACCGACGGACGGTTGTCCGCGACGCCGCGTACGACGCTGCGCCGGATGAAGGAGAAGGGGCACCGCGACCGCGCCGCCCTGTTCGACGTGCTCCGGGCCGCCTTCGTCTGCCATCTGGGCGTGCTGGTCGACGGCGGCCCGATGGTGGTGCCGACCGTCTACGGCTTCGACGACCGGCACCTCTACCTGCACGGCTCGGTGGCCAGCCGGAGCCTCACCACCGACGCCGAGGTCTGCGTCACGGTCACAGTGGTCGACGGCCTGGTCCTGGCGCGCTCGGTGTTCGAGCACGGGATCAACTACCGCAGCGCGATGGTCTACGGCCGGCCCCGGTGGGTGACCGACGCCGAGGAGAAGCTGTACGGCCTGCGGCTGCTGACCGAGCACGTGGCCCCCGGCCAGTGGGACCACGCCCGCCGCCCGAACCGGCGGGAGCTGGCGGCCACCGCGCTGCTGGCGCTTCCGCTGGCCGAGGCGTCGGTCAAGACGCGCAGCGGCCCGCCGGACGACGGCGACGGCCCGGACGCCGCCCTCGGGCTCTGGGCCGGCGAGCTTCCGCTGGTCGCGCGCTGGCAGCAGCCGGTGACCGACCCGGCGCTGCCGCCGGCGACGCCGGTGCCGGCGCACGTCGCCGCGCGCGACGGCACCCGCGCCGACCAGGGCTGA